Within the Halobaculum limi genome, the region AGGTGCAACATCGCATCGTGGAGTTCGTCCTCCAGTTCGTCGGCGCGCGCCTCGATCTGCTGGAGTTCGGCTTTCAGATCCTGGCTCTTGTCGATGGCCTCCTGCGCCTCTTCCTCCTTGCCTTCCTGTTTCAGGCGACCGATCTTCGACGACACCTCGTTTCGCTCGTGTCGGAGCGTGTCGCCACGGCCTTTCAGGTCGCGCCACTCCTCGTCCAGTTCGAGGATCCGGTCGAGGTCCACGTCGACACCCTTGTGCTCGATGCCCTCGCGGACCTCCTCCGGATGCTCGCGGAGGTACTGCCTCGAAATCATTTGATGGGGATTCCGGGGGTTCGGCCTAAACCGTGTCGGGTCTGTGTGGCTGTGTGGCTCGGATCGATCGCCGGGTGGCTCCGAAAAAAGCGGCGTGCCGGGCGTCGTTACCGACTGAACTCGATCGCCGCGCCTTGGCCGAAGCCGACACACAGCGACGCGAGGCCGCGGTCGACGTCGCGTTTGATCATCTCGTGGATGAGCGTCACCGGGAGACGCGCGCCGGAGGCCCCAAGCGGGTGGCCAAGCGCGATTGCGCCGCCGTTGACGTTGTAGATGTCCTCGTCGATGCCGAGTTCGCGGCGGGTGTACTCACACTGGGAGGCGAACGCCTCGTTCACCTCGACCAGACCGTAGTCGTCGATGTCCGTGCCCGCACGCTCCAACAGGCCGCGGGTGGCCGGGACCGGCCCGATGCCCATCACGGTCGGGTCGACGCCCGCGACGTTGTTCGTGCCGACCTCCGCGAGGACGTCGAGGCCGTGTTCGTCCGCGAACTCCTTCGAGCAGACGAGCGTCGCCGCCGCGCCGTCGGTGATCTGCGAGGAGTTGCCGGCCGTCACGCTCCCGTCGCCGGTGAACGCCGGTGACAGACCCGCCAGCGTTTCTACGTCGGTGTCGTGGCGGATGCCCTCGTCCTCGGTGACGACGCCCTCCTCCGTCTCGATGGGGACGATTTCGTCGTCGAAGCGGCCGGATTCGGTCGCCGCAGACGCACGCTGGTGCGAGCGAACGGCGAACTCGTCTTGAGCCTCGCGGGACACCTCGTGCTCCTCGGCGACCTTCTCGGCGGTCATCCCCATCTGCAACTGGAAGATGTTGTACTGCTCGGAGAGTTCGGGGTGGAGGTGCTGGTAGGAGTCGCCGTCCATCGGGACGCGCGACATCGACTCGACGCCGCCCGCGATGATGCAGTCGCGATTGCCCGCGGCGACCGCGTCGCTCGCTGAGATGATCGACTGCATCGAGGAGGCACACCAGCGGTTGATCGTCGTCGCGGGTGTCCCTTCGCCCAACTCCGAGAGCAGGGCGATGACGCGGGCGACGTTGTTGTCCTGTTCGCCACGCTGTTGGGCGACTCCCCACATCAGGTCGTCGACGGCGTCGGGGTCGACGTCGTGTTCGTCGAGGATGTGGTCGATGAGAGCCGTCGACAGATCCTCGCTGCGGACGTCCGCGAAGACGCCGCCTTGCCTGCCGAACGGGGTTCGATACGCGGCCGCAATGACGGGCGTTGCCATACACCTCCCTCGCGGGTCTGTGGTGATAAATCCGGGAGAACCGGACACCCGTTTCACGGCGTTGCCGCGTCGGCGCGAGGAGCGCACGCGTCGGCTCGGACGCTTCGACGGGCTTAACAGCCTCCGAGGGCAACGTCGCGGGGATGAGTGACCCGGCAGAGGACGTGGTCGAGCTTCTCGTGACCGCCCACCGCTACAACGAGGACCGCGACCTCGACGCCGACGATTTACCGCCCCGATACCGTCGCGTCTTCTGGAGCGAGTCGCCC harbors:
- a CDS encoding thiolase family protein; its protein translation is MATPVIAAAYRTPFGRQGGVFADVRSEDLSTALIDHILDEHDVDPDAVDDLMWGVAQQRGEQDNNVARVIALLSELGEGTPATTINRWCASSMQSIISASDAVAAGNRDCIIAGGVESMSRVPMDGDSYQHLHPELSEQYNIFQLQMGMTAEKVAEEHEVSREAQDEFAVRSHQRASAATESGRFDDEIVPIETEEGVVTEDEGIRHDTDVETLAGLSPAFTGDGSVTAGNSSQITDGAAATLVCSKEFADEHGLDVLAEVGTNNVAGVDPTVMGIGPVPATRGLLERAGTDIDDYGLVEVNEAFASQCEYTRRELGIDEDIYNVNGGAIALGHPLGASGARLPVTLIHEMIKRDVDRGLASLCVGFGQGAAIEFSR